The following nucleotide sequence is from Candidatus Methanosuratincola sp..
TTTCAGACGAGCATGTCAAGATATCCCTTAGCCTTCAGCTCCCTCAAGTCCCCGCGGTCGTACCTCCAGACGATGTCCCCCTTCTGGTCTGACTGGAAGTCCCAAGGGGCAACCAGCACCACGTCGTTGAGCCTGAGCCATATCTTCTTCTTCATCTTACCCGGGATTCTGCAGATCCTCGTCTTCCCATCCGAGCACTTTACCTTAACCCTGTCGAAACCCAGCAGCTGGGT
It contains:
- the eif1A gene encoding translation initiation factor eIF-1A yields the protein MSDREAPSRSLMLPSEGELVGVVTQLLGFDRVKVKCSDGKTRICRIPGKMKKKIWLRLNDVVLVAPWDFQSDQKGDIVWRYDRGDLRELKAKGYLDMLV